TTGTCCGAACCGCAGCACGGCCGCCTCGCGCAGCAGGTCGCCGAGACGTTGCGCGAGCGCCTTTTCCGGGCCGTCGACCGCGGCCACGGCGCTGTCGACCCGCACGAGTGCATGCTCGGCGTCACGGCGCGCGGTGTGTCCCTGATCGGCGATCGCGTCGAGCAGCGCCCCGGCGGCGGCCAACAGTTGCGGCAGGCCGGTCGCCGCCTCCTCGGATGGGTGGTCCTGCCCCGCGGCGCGCAACGACGCCAACGTCACCGCGATCCGCTCCGGAAGCTGGTACCCGCCGTAGTTGGACCGCGACCGCTGGGCCGCCTCGGTGTCCGCGAAGACCTCCCGCAGCCAGGTCAGCGGTGCGTCGTCGACATCGGCGGAGCGGTCGGCCGCCACGTTGCGCGCGTCGGTGGCCAGCGACCGGTACGCGCGGGTCAGGCCTTCGCGTTGCACGCGCCAGCGGCGCGGCGGCCAGATCGCGATGAGCGCGGCCTGCGCCACGCCCGCGACGAACACCAGCAGCGGTGCCAGCAACCCGTCGAGCGCGCTCATCTGCGCATCCGCGGGCGCGACGATCAGCAATGCGCTCGCGGCCGAGGCGATCAGTCCCGCGTTCGCGCCGACCGCCCACTGCATCCCCGCGGCGAAACACCATGCGGCCACGGCCACCACGAACACCACGCTGTGCGCCCCGGTCAGCACCGCGAGCGTCACCACGATCGCCATCTCCAGCGACGCCGTCACCACCAACGGCACCCGCCCACCGGGGCTGCGCTGCAGCGCGACCGCGCCGGCGATCACCCCCGCGCCCAGGGTCCACATCGCGACCGGCGCGGATGCCAGCCCCCAGGCGGCCGCGGCCGCCACCAGCACACCGATGAGGCTGCGCGCCACCGCACCGGGGTCTGGCGTGCTCAACCGCAACGCGTCGGCCGCTGGTCCGCCCGTCTGCACGTGACCATTCTCGCCTTAGCGCGACCGGAAGTGGGGCATCCGGCTCGTGCGGCGCGGTGGATCGTCGGTCGCGCGTTCGTCGATTAGGTTTCCAGCGTGGAAAAGGTCATCGTGACAATGCGGTCCGGGCGCGCCGAGGACGACTGGTGTGCGCGCATGGTCGGCGAAGTCAGCCCCGAACTGCTCGAAATCGGCCTTCCCGGATTGGTTCTCAACATCCGCGACGCGCCGGTGCGGGACTCGTTGATGACGCTGACGACGCTGGACCCGCCGGTGGTGGCCCTGGTGAGCGTGTGGGTGCAGCAGTACTACGGGGATCAACTGCGCGCGGTGCTCGAGCGCCTGGCCGGCGAATGTGATTCGCTCGCAGCGTATCTGGTCACCGAATCGGTGCCGATGGCGCCGCCTGCCGTCGAACCGGGGCGGCGCGCCGACGCGCTGGCCAACATCGCGCTGCTGCGCAGGCCCGCAGGCATGGACGCGGCGACCTGGATGCACCGGTGGCACGTCGACCACACGCCGGTGGCGATCGAGACCCAGGCCACGTTCGGCTATGTGCAGAACACCGTGGTCCGCGCGCTCACCCCCGGTGCGCCCGCGGTGGACGGCATCGTCGAGGAGCTCTTCCCGCCGCAGGCCGTGTCGGATCTGCACGCGTTCTTCGGCGCCCCCGACGACGCCGAGCTCGCCAGGAGGATGCAGGCCATGGTGACGAGCACCGACGCGTTCGGCGCGAGCACCAACATCGACACCGTGCCGACCGGTCGCTACCTGTGGCGCTCACCGTTCGCCGCACCCGATGCCCCGAGTGGAACGTGTTCTAGTTAGGCTGCTGGTTCACATCCACGGTGTCACCGAGGAGCCCACCCGAGGAGAAACGTTGAACCTGCAGATCGACGACAGCAACCGGGTTCGCACGCTCACCCTGAATCGGCCCGAGGCGCTCAACGCGTTCAACGAGGCGCTCTACGACGAGGTTTCGAATGCGCTGCTGGCCGCGGCGGGTGATCCGGAGGTCTCGGTGGTGCTGCTGACCGGCGCCGGGCGGGCGTTCTCCTCGGGCAACGATCTGGTCGAGATGCAGGCGCGGATCACCAACCCCGAGTTCGCGCCGGGGGAGCACGGGTTCTACGGAATGATCGAGACGCTCGCCGATTTCCCCAAGCCGTTGCTGTGCGCGGTCAACGGGGTCGGGGTCGGGATCGGTGCGACGATCCTCGGATTCGCGGATCTGGTGTTCATGGCCAGCACCGCGCGGCTCAAGTGCCCCTTCACCAGTCTCGGGGTGGCACCCGAGGCGGCGTCGTCCTACCTCATGCCGCGCCTGATCGGCAGGCAGAACGCGGCCTGGCTGCTGATGTCCTCGGAATGGATCAGCGCCGAACAGGCCAGGGAGATGGGCCTGGTGTTCAAGGTCTGCGCGCCGGAGGACCTGCTCGCCGAGGCCCGGCGGCACGCGGAAATCCTTGCCGCCAAACCGGTCAGCAGCCTGCAGGCGGTCAAGAAGACCATGGTCGCACCGGTACGCGAGGCCATCGCCGCGGCCACGCAGCGCGAGAGCGAGCTGTTCGTCGAACTCGTCGGTGCCGCGGCCAATGCCGAGGCGCTCGCGGCCTTCACCGGCCGCAAGGGATCCTCGGGCTAACCGCCGGCGCGCGACGGGCAGCCGTTGTACTGCGCGGGGTGGCCGGTGCTGTTGCCGTTGCTGTTGCCGTGCGCGGCGATGATCGCGCGGATGGTGCGCCTGCAGCGTCCGCAGTCACCGCCGGCACCGCACACGTCGGCCACCTCCTTGGAGGTTCTGGCCCCGCCCGCCACGACCTCGTTGACCACGTGGCTGGTGGTTCCGGTGCACAGACAGACGAACATGGCCGCTACACCCGCTCGTCCACGGTCATGATGTGCGCCAGCTTCCCGACGAACAGGCTCGGGTACGGCCCGAAACCGGCGTTGGTCATCCACTCCGCGGCGGCGTCGGGGTGCGAGATCCACTGGCGGGCCCTGACCTCGTCCTCGATCTCCTGCAGGATCATCACCTCGCGGCCGTCGTCGAGCGCCCGGTAGACCCAGATCTTCCGGATACCGCTGTCGGCGAACCGTCCCAGGCCGTCGTGCACTTTGCGCATGAGCGTCGCAACGTCGTCGACCGGGGCGATGGCCCCGACGATGACCCCGGCGACATGCGTCGGGGGCGTCGGTTCGTCGAGGTCGATTTTCTCGACCACCTCACCGCCGAAAATCGGCGGGATGTCCTGCACACCGGACCTGTCGAACCATTCGAAAATCTCGGGGGACCGCAGGACGTCGCGTATCGAGCGGGCCTGCCGAATTCCGATCGTCACGAGCACCCGACCGGGCTCCCAAATCGATTTGTAGAGCACCACATGATGCGCCCCGATCGATTTGAGGCCCGCGCGATGTTTGTTCATCCATTTCCACATCTGGTCCACGTCCTCGACGCGGAAATCGCAGGAAAGGATGAGCGAGTGCAAATCGTACTCGCTCATTCGCGGGGCCTTTCTGGGTCTGCCGGAGCCATGGTTAGCGGAGTCTAACCTTACTTAGGCAAGCCAGTCCAACCTTCGTGGCCACGGCCCCGAGCCCGCCGTCGGCCGCCACCCGACGCCCGCCGCGACAGGCCGACGGCGCCGTTAAGCGTTGCCTCACAAGGGGCTTTCTGAACTACATTGACTGTGCACGGCAAACAGCACCACTTGACCAGCCCTCAAGGTGTTTTAGGAGTGACCATGCAAGGGGACCCAGAGGTTCTGAAATTGCTCAATGAGCAATTGACGAGCGAACTGACAGCCATCAACCAGTATTTTCTTCATTCCAAAATGCAGGACAACTGGGGATTCACCGAACTGGCCGAACACACGCGTGCCGAATCGTTCGAAGAAATGCGGCACGCGGAAACGATCACCGATCGAATTCTTCTTCTCGACGGATTGCCGAATTACCAGCGATTGTTCTCGCTACGCGTCGGTCAGACGCTGCGCGAGCAGTTCGAGGCCGACCTGGCGATCGAGTACGAGGTGCTGGAGCGGCTGAAGCCCGGCATCGTCCTGTGCCGCGAGAAACAGGACGCCACGTCGGCCCGGATCCTTGAGCAGATCCTCGCCGACGAGGAGACGCACATCGACTACCTGGAGACCCAGCTGGAGCTGATGGACAAGCTCGGCGACGCACTCTATGCCGCGCAGTGCGTTTCCCGGCCGCCCCAGTCAGGGCAGTAAGCGCAGGTTCGTTCGGTTTTGCTCACCACCGCCTCGGGTAGCCGGTAGTCGCCGGTCACCCGGGGCGGTTTCGTGCGTGGTGTAACTTTCATAGTCGAACTAACGATATGGCTCCATATCGCCGGCGTACCGCCGAAGTCGCGAAAGGATGTCATGACCAGCTCACCCACGAGTGCCCCGCCACAGGCGACGGAAGTGCTGCTCGGTCCGCGTCGACGCAACCTGGTGTTCCTCGCGGTCCTACTCGGCATGCTGCTCGCCGCGCTCGATCAGACGATCGTGGCGACCGCACTGCCGACCGTGGTCGCCGACCTCGGGGGAGCCGGGCACCAGTCCTGGGTGGTGACGAGCTATCTGTTGGCCTCGACCATCGTCACCGCGGTGGTCGGCAAGGTCGGTGACCTGTTCGGCCGCAAGGTGGTCTTCCAGGCCGCGGTGCTGTTCTTCCTCGTGGGTTCGGTGCTGTGTGGGTTGTCCGGATCGATGACCATGCTCGTGGCCGCGCGGGCCCTGCAGGGAATCGGCGGCGGCGCGATGATGGTCACCGCGACCGCGCTCATCGGTGAGGTGATCCCACTGCGGGACCGCGGCCGCTACCAGGGCGCGCTCGGAGCGGTGTTCGGCGTCACCACGGTGATCGGACCGCTGCTCGGCGGTTTCTTCACCGACCATCTGTCCTGGCGGTGGGCATTCTGGATCAACGTCCCGGTCGGCGTCGTCGTGCTCATCGTCGCGGCGAGCGCCATCCCGGCCCTGGTCCGGTCGGACCGCAGGCCCGCGATCGACTATCTCGGCATCCTGTTCGTCGGCCTCGGTGCGTCCGGGCTCACGCTGGCCACCAGTTGGGGTGGCGGTGAGTACGCCTGGACCTCGCCGACGATCATCGCCCTGTTCGTCGGATCCCTCGTCGCGCTCGCGCTGTTCGTCCGTGCCGAAACCCGTGCGGCCGAACCGATCCTGCCGATGCGGCTGTTCGCCAGCCCGGTGTTCACGGTGTGTTGCGTACTGTCGTTCATCGTCGGCTTCGCGATGCTCGGAGCGCTGACGTTCCTGCCCACGTTCATGCAGTTCGTCGACGGCGTCTCGGCCACCGAATCCGGTCTGCGCACGCTGCCCATGGTGGCCGGCCTGCTCATCACGTCGACCGGCAGCGGCGCCCTGGTGGGCCGCACCGGCCGGTACAAGATCTTCCCGGTGCTCGGCACCGCCGTGATGGTGGTGGGCTTCGTGCTGCTGTCGCGGATGGACGCCGCCACGCCGTTCGGCCTGCAGTCGCTGTACCTGTTCATCCTCGGCACCGGCATCGGTCTGTGCATGCAGGTGCTGATCCTCACGGTGCAGAACACCGCGAGCTTCGAAGACCTGGGCGTCGCGACCTCGGGCGTGACGTTCTTCCGCACGATCGGCAGCTCCTTCGGCGCGGCGATCTTCGGTTCACTGTTCGCCAACTTCCTGTCCGATCGGCTCGGCCCCGCCATACTCCGCAGCGGCGCCCCGCCCGCCGCGGGCGAATCGCCGAAGGTTTTGCACGAACTGCCGCCCGACGTCGCCGCGCCGATCGTCGAGGCGTACGCGGACTCGCTGGGGCTGGTGTTCCTGTGTGCGGCGCCCGTCGCGCTGCTGGGTTTCGTGGTCGCGCTGTTCCTCAAGGAAGTGCCCCTGCAGGAATTCGAGTCGACGGCCCGGGTCGACCTCGGCGAAGGGTTCGGGATGCCCAGCACCGAACCGGCCGAGAAGGTCCTGGAGACCGCGATCAGCCGCATCATGCGCCACTCGCCGGAGATCCGGCTGCGCACGGTCGCCGGCAGGCCGGGCTGTGACCTCGACGTCGCGGGCCTGTGGGCACTGCTGCAGATCTACCGGCACAACCAGGTGTTCGGGACCGCCCGGCTCACCGAGATCGCCGATCGTCTGCGCATTCCGTACGAGGTGTTCGAGCCGATCTTCGACCGCCTCGTCACCGGCGGTTACGCGCTGCGCACCGGGGATCAGCTCTGGCTGACCCAGCCCGGGCTGCGTCAGGTCGACGCGGTCTCGGCGGTACTCATCGGGCGCATCATCGAGAAGCTGGAGAAATCCCCGTCCTTCGAGGGTCGGCCCGACCGCGGGCAGGTCGAGGCCGCGCTGGAACGCATCGCCCACCGGCTGCTGGTGCAGCGGGACTGGACCGACGACCGCGCCGAGCTCGCCCCCGCCACCCCCTGACCCCCACGTTGGCACCCACGTTGGCACCGCGACCGTGCGGGTCTGCGCCCCGACACGCCGCGGAACGGCGGCAGTCCGCGCACGCTCGCGCGGGCCGAGCGTGCGCTGGGCGCGGCCGCGCGGAGCGCAAAAACTAGAACCTGTTCCAGATCGGGGTCGGCGCGCGTACGATTCGGCCATGAGCCGGATCGGAGATTTCCCCGACGACGACGTGGCGGGCTGGATTCAGCGTTCACCCGACATCGGCACCGCCATGGCCAACTTCACCCACGCGGTGTACACCAAGGGCAGACTTCCCATGCGGGTGCGCGAACTGGCCCGCATGGTGATCGCGCTCGACAACGAGTGCGTGGTCTGTCAGAACACCCGAGACGGTGAGGGCGTGGCCGCAGGCGTCGACGAGGACCTCTACGAGCACGCCGCCGAATGGCGCACATGGCCCGGGTACAGCCCGGCCGAACGCATCGCCGCCGAGTTCGCCCACCGGTTCGCCACCGAGCACACCGAACTGCGCGACGACGAGGATTTCTGGGCCAGGGCCGCCGAGCATCTCGACGCCGACCTGCTGACCGACCTGGCGTTGTCGTGCGCGATGTGGCTGGGGATGGGCCGGATGTTGCGCACCCTAGACATCGGGCAGAGCTGCAAGATCACCCTGTAGTTCGCACTGTGCACCGCGCCGCGGCGCGGCAGAATGGCTTGTGTGACTTCGCGGTCAGCAAAACCTCTCGCTGCGGCGGCCATCGCCCAACTCGAATCCGACGGCGTCGCGACACTGATCGGCACGGTCGTCAACCCGGCCGGGCTGATCCACGCGAAAACCGTTCCGCTGCGCCGCATGAGCTCGTTCGCCGAGCCCGGGCTGGGCGCCAGCCCCGTCTTCCACGCCTTCACCATCGACCAGGTCGGCATCGTGTTCAGCGATGCGATCAGCGTGGTCGGCGATCAACGCATCCGCATCGACCTCAGCGCACTGCGCATCCTCGGTGACGGATTGGCCTGGGCGCCCGGCGCTTTCTTCGATCAGGACGGCACACCCGACCCGTACTGCAGCCGCTACGCCCTCCAGCGCGTGGAACAACGCCTCGACGCGGCGGGGCTCAGCGCGCAGGTGGGCCACGAGATGGAGTTCGTGCTGGTCGGGCCCGACGGCTCCCGGCTGCCCTCATTGCTGTGGGCCCAGTACGGCCTGGCGGGGCTGCTCGAGTTCGAGGGCTTCGTGCGTGAGGTCACCGATTCGGCGAACGCATCCGGTGCCGCGATCGAGCAGTTCCATCCCGAATACGGCGCCAACCAGTTCGAGATCTCGCTGGCGCCGCTGCCGCCGGTCGCCGCGGCCGATCAACTGATCCTGATGCGCATCATCGTGGCCCGGGTGGCCCGGCGCCACGGGTTGCGGGTCAGCCTGTCCCCGCTGCCGTTTGCCGGGGGCGTGGGTTCCGGCTCGCACCAGCATTTTTCGCTGTGCCGCGGGGACACGCCGCTGCTCTCCGGTGGCGACGGCGCACGAGGCATGGCCGACGAAGGGGAGTCGGCCGTGGCGGGCCTGCTGGCGGGGCTGCCCGCCGCGCAGGGCGTGCTGTGCGGGTCGGTGTTGTCCGGGCTGCGGGTGCGGCCCGGGTTGTGGGCAGGCGCGCACAACTGCTGGGGCACCGAGAACCGCGAGGCCGCCGTGCGATTCATCATCGGCGGCCCGAGCAACCCACACGGCGCCAACGTCGAGGTCAAGGTCATCGACCCGTCGGCCAACCCGTATCTGGCGACCGCGACGATCCTCGGGCTGGCGCTGCACGGTATCGAGAACCGGCTGCCGTTGCCGCAGGAAGTGGCGGTCGATCCGGCCGCGCTCACCGACGCCCAACGCGCCGAGTCGGGCACCGCACTGCTGCCGTGCGGCCAGGGCGAGACCCTGCCCGCGCTGGACTCCTCATCGCTGATCCGGGAGATCCTCGGCGACGAGATCGTCGACGCGGTGCTGGCGGTCCGCCGCTACGAGCAGAAGAACTTCGGTGACCTGCCGCCCGAGGAGCTTGCCGACAGGTTCCGGCTCGCCTGGAGCGTGTGACGTTTGCACAGCCACGGTTGAGGTAACCCGTGGCCCATGATCGGTACTCTTCGCACCGTGGTGCTCGACTGTCGGGATCCACGCAAACTGGCCGAGTTCTACGTCGGGTTGATCGGCGGCGAGATCACCGCTGACGAGGGCGACTGGGTGGTGGTGACGGATCCGCAGGGCCACCGGCTGGCCTGCCAGCTCTCACCGGAGCACGAACCACCGACGTTTCCCGACCCCCGCGGATCCCAGCAGTTGCATCTCGACATCCGGGTGGACGATCCCGACGCGGCCGAACGTCAGGTGCTCGAGCTCGGTGCCACCCGCGTGACCGACGCGATCGGCGAGGACAACTTCAGGGTGTTCCGTGATCCGGCGGGGCATCCGTTCTGCCTGGTGTTCAACACGAATTGAGCCACAACCCACGCCGGGGCCGCATGGGCTCAAGGGGTTACATGGGTGCCCACGCGTCGGGCACCCGCCCGTCCACGTCGGTGAATCCGTAGCAGCGCGCGAGCTCCGCCGACGTCACCGACCGCTGGTTCCACCGTGCGCGGGCCGGATCCGCGGCGATCGCCGCCACCCCGCGGCCGACGAACCGCGGCGTCTCGGACTCGGCGAAGCCCGGCGGCGCCACCGGTTGCCCGTCGTCGCGGGCCGGGTCGAGCGCCAACTCCCAGTTCGATTCGCACACGCCGTAGTTGTCGAGCATCATCTCCGAGCGCAACCAGCCGGGTGTCACCGAGACCGCGGTGCCGCCGTAGGCCGCGAGCTCGTGCCCCTGACTGAACGCCAACCGGTTGACCGCGGTCTTGGCCAGGTCGTAGAACACCGACAGCCGGTAGTTCTCGGCGTTGAATTCCGTTGTCCCGTCCGAAATTTCGACGAGCAGCCCGCCCGGCCGGGTGACCAGCAGCGGCAGCAGGCAGTGCGAGGTGATGAGGTGGGTGTCGAGGCCGAGGCGCAGGATGCGCAGCCCGCTTTCGAGGTTGTGCTCCCACATGGGTCTGCCCCAGGTCGGCGGTGGGCCCTTGAGGATCTCGGCACCCCAGATGTCGTTGACCAGGATGTCGACCCGACCGTGCTCGGCTCCGATCTGCTCGGCAAGCGCACGCACCTGGTCGATCTGCAGATGGTCGACCTGCGCCGCGATACCGACCCCGCCCAGCGCGGACACCAATTCCGCTGTCTCCTCGATGGTTTCGGGACGGTCGTAGTCCGATCGGCAGGTTCTGGACCTGCTGCTGCGGCCCGTGCAGTACACCGTGGCACCGGCTTCTCCCAGGGCGGCGGCGATACCGCGGCCCGCGCCGCGCGTGGCGCCGGCGACCACAGCGACGCGATCCCGAAGTGCCTCCGGATCCGGTGTCCACCGCATCCACCGAGTATCAACCTCCCATCGGCTTCACAGTTCCGGTTTGGCCGTTGAGATCCGCGAGATCGGCGCATACTCGCAAGGGTGACTCCGTTGCAGCGATACATCGCCGAAGAAATCGCCACCGATCACCTCGACGGACTGTTGTCACGGCGCGAGGCGCTGCGCCGCCTCGCGCTGCTCGGCCTGAGCACGGCCGCGGCAACCGCCGTCATCGCCGCCTGCAGTGAGCGGGAGCAGAACGGCCCGGCCCAGAACACCGCCGAGAACACGGCCCAGAACACCACCAACACCGCGGGGCCGCCGAGCGGCACCAGCCAACCTCCGGCAGAGCCGCCGGGCATGCAGACCGCCTTGCCCACCGCCGCGGTCACGTGGGCCGGACCGAACGGTGAACTGCAGGGCGCGTGGGCCGAGGCGCCGGACGCCCGCGGCGCCGTGCTCGTCATCCACGAGAACAAGGGCCTCACCGATCACATCCGCTCGGTGGCGGGACGGTTCGCCGGCATCGGGTACTCGGCGCTCGCGGTCGATCTGCTGTCCGGGCAGGGCGGCACGGGGCAGTTCGCCGATCCGGCCGACGCGACGGCCGCGCTGAGCAAGATCCCGCCCGAGGAGTTCGTCGCCAACCTGCGGTCCGGCATCGACGAGTTGTCGCGGCGCGCACCCGATCGCAGGCTCGCCGCGGTCGGCTTCTGCATGGGTGGTGGACTCGTGTGGCGCCTGCTCGCCGCGGGTACGCCGCAGCTGGCCGCCGCGGTGCCGTTCTACGGACCGACACCGGATGACCCCGATTTCTCCGGTTCCAAGAGCGTCGCGGTGCTGGCGTTCTACGGTGCGCTCGATCAGCGCGTCAACGCCACCGAACCGGTGGCCCGCGCGGCGCTGGAGAAGGCCGGGCTGGTGCACGAGCTGGTCACCGAACCCGGTGCCAATCACGCGTTCTTCAACGACACCGGCGACCGTTACGACCCGACGGCCGCGGCCGACGCGTGGCGACGCATCCAGGAGTGGTTCACCGCGCACCTGGCCTGACATACCCGGCCCGAGGGACACCGGCGGAATTCGCTTCCGGTTCAGACACCGGTCGCGGCCACGTGGCCGTGCGCACATGCACGGTTGTTTGCATCGCGGCATGCGGGTGGTCCAGGTCGCGAACTTCTACGGCCCGCGGTCCGGCGGTCTGCGCACCGCGGTGGACCGGCTCGGTGCGGAGTACCACGCATTGGGCCACGACGTCTTCCTCGTCGTGCCGGGTCCGCATCCGCGGCATGACGTCATGGCCAGCGGCGTGGTGCGGATCTCGCTGCCTGCGTGGCGCATCCCGTTCACCGGCGGCTACCGGGCGGTCCTGCCCGGTCCGGTCACCGCGCTGCTCGAACAACTGCAACCGGACGTCCTCGAGGTGTCCGACCGTCTCACGCTGCGTTCCCTCGGCCCATGGGGCCGCGCACACGGCGTGGCAACCGTGATGATCTCCCACGAGCGCCTCGACCGGCTGCTGGCGCAGGCACTTCCGGTTCCGCTGGCCCGGTCGGTGGCCGACGTGGCCAACCGTCGCACCGCCGCCAACTACGACACCGTGGTGTGCACGACGGCGTTCGCCCGCGAGGAGTTCGACCGGATCGGGGCGTCCAACGTCACCACCGTGCCGCTCGGGGTGGACCTCGACCAGTTCCATCCCCGACGCCGATGCGCCCGGATGCGCAGCCGCTGGGCAGGCCCGCACCAGACGCTGCTCGTCCACTGCGGCAGGCTCTCGGTGGAGAAGGAGGCCCATCGCAGCATCGACAGTGTTGCGGTGCTTCGTGATTCAGGTGTGGACGCGCGTCTGGTCGTGGTTGGCGACGGTCCGTTGCGGGCGCGTCTGGAACGCCGCGCCGCGCGGCTACCCGTGACGTTCACCGGTCACGTCGGCTGCCGAGACACCGTCGCGACGATCCTGGCCTCCGCCGACGTCGCGCTCGCGCCCGGACCGCACGAAACCTTCGGTCTGGCGGCGCTGGAGGCCCTGGCGTGCGGCACCCCGGCGGTGGTGTCCCGCACCTCGGCGCTGCGGGAGATCCTCACCTCCGAGTGCGGCGCGGCCGCCGACAACGACGCGGGCGCCGTGGCGGATGCCGTCACCGCCGTCATCAGCCGACCGGAACCGCAGCGCCGCCGCAGCGCCCGGCTGCGGGCCGAGCAGTTCACCTGGCCGCGTGCGGCCGCCGGGATGCTCGACGTGTTCGGCACCCGATAGCGCGGTCGCGCGCCTCGAACCGGCCGCACGGCGCCACAGTACGGGGCGGGTCGAACCGGTCAGCTGACCCCGGCCGATTGTCGTGGCGCGTAACGCAGCACCGCGGCGACGCCGTCGGCGGGGGACCGGTCCTCGGGCGCACACACCAGGTCGTCGCCGGACACCACGGTCGCGTGGCCGACCCGGCCGACGATGAGGGTCTCGACGGCTCCTTGCCGCAGCGCCGCACACACCCCGGCCAGACCTTCGGTGGCAAGACCCCAGTCCGCCTGTTGGGGTGCCCGAAGGCCGCGGCGACAAACCTGATCAGCGATCGCCGATTCAGCGCCACGCGACCGGGAGACGCTTGATGCCGTGGATGAACGCCGACTGCAGCCGGTCGGGTTCCTCGGTGGCGACGATGTCGGGCAGGTGGCGGTGCAGTTCGGCGAACAGCACGGTGATCTCGCGCCGCGCCAGGTTGGCGCCCAGACAGAAGTGGGCGCCGCCGCCGCCGAACCCGACGTGGGGGTTGGGCTGGCGGCGCACGTCGAACATCCACGGGTTGTCGAACTTGGTCTCGTCGCGGTTGGCCGAGCCGTACCACAGCGTGACCTTGGCGCCCGCGGGCAGCGGTGTGCCGCCGAGTTCGGTGTCCCTGGTCACGGTGCGGCGCATATAGCTCACCGGCGAGGCCCACCGCACGATCTCCTCGACCGCGGTGGGGGCGAGTGCGTCGAACCGCGACCACCACAGCCGACGCTGCTCGGGGTAGCGGGTGAGGGCGAGCACGCCGTGGCTGATCGCGTTGCGGGTGGTCTCGTTGCCGGCCACCACCAGCAGGATGAAAAACGACGCGACCTCGGCCGAGGTGAGCCGCTCACCGTCGACCTCGGCCTGCACCAGGCTGGTGGTGAGGTCCTCGGCCGGGGCCGTGCGACGTTCGTCGGCGAGCGCCCTGGCGTATGCGCCGATGTCCATCGCGACGGTGGTGAACTCCTCGAAATCCGT
This region of Mycolicibacterium goodii genomic DNA includes:
- a CDS encoding MDR family MFS transporter, whose product is MTSSPTSAPPQATEVLLGPRRRNLVFLAVLLGMLLAALDQTIVATALPTVVADLGGAGHQSWVVTSYLLASTIVTAVVGKVGDLFGRKVVFQAAVLFFLVGSVLCGLSGSMTMLVAARALQGIGGGAMMVTATALIGEVIPLRDRGRYQGALGAVFGVTTVIGPLLGGFFTDHLSWRWAFWINVPVGVVVLIVAASAIPALVRSDRRPAIDYLGILFVGLGASGLTLATSWGGGEYAWTSPTIIALFVGSLVALALFVRAETRAAEPILPMRLFASPVFTVCCVLSFIVGFAMLGALTFLPTFMQFVDGVSATESGLRTLPMVAGLLITSTGSGALVGRTGRYKIFPVLGTAVMVVGFVLLSRMDAATPFGLQSLYLFILGTGIGLCMQVLILTVQNTASFEDLGVATSGVTFFRTIGSSFGAAIFGSLFANFLSDRLGPAILRSGAPPAAGESPKVLHELPPDVAAPIVEAYADSLGLVFLCAAPVALLGFVVALFLKEVPLQEFESTARVDLGEGFGMPSTEPAEKVLETAISRIMRHSPEIRLRTVAGRPGCDLDVAGLWALLQIYRHNQVFGTARLTEIADRLRIPYEVFEPIFDRLVTGGYALRTGDQLWLTQPGLRQVDAVSAVLIGRIIEKLEKSPSFEGRPDRGQVEAALERIAHRLLVQRDWTDDRAELAPATP
- the bfr gene encoding bacterioferritin, with product MQGDPEVLKLLNEQLTSELTAINQYFLHSKMQDNWGFTELAEHTRAESFEEMRHAETITDRILLLDGLPNYQRLFSLRVGQTLREQFEADLAIEYEVLERLKPGIVLCREKQDATSARILEQILADEETHIDYLETQLELMDKLGDALYAAQCVSRPPQSGQ
- a CDS encoding VOC family protein, with amino-acid sequence MIGTLRTVVLDCRDPRKLAEFYVGLIGGEITADEGDWVVVTDPQGHRLACQLSPEHEPPTFPDPRGSQQLHLDIRVDDPDAAERQVLELGATRVTDAIGEDNFRVFRDPAGHPFCLVFNTN
- a CDS encoding glutamine synthetase family protein, coding for MACVTSRSAKPLAAAAIAQLESDGVATLIGTVVNPAGLIHAKTVPLRRMSSFAEPGLGASPVFHAFTIDQVGIVFSDAISVVGDQRIRIDLSALRILGDGLAWAPGAFFDQDGTPDPYCSRYALQRVEQRLDAAGLSAQVGHEMEFVLVGPDGSRLPSLLWAQYGLAGLLEFEGFVREVTDSANASGAAIEQFHPEYGANQFEISLAPLPPVAAADQLILMRIIVARVARRHGLRVSLSPLPFAGGVGSGSHQHFSLCRGDTPLLSGGDGARGMADEGESAVAGLLAGLPAAQGVLCGSVLSGLRVRPGLWAGAHNCWGTENREAAVRFIIGGPSNPHGANVEVKVIDPSANPYLATATILGLALHGIENRLPLPQEVAVDPAALTDAQRAESGTALLPCGQGETLPALDSSSLIREILGDEIVDAVLAVRRYEQKNFGDLPPEELADRFRLAWSV
- a CDS encoding bacterioferritin-associated ferredoxin, giving the protein MFVCLCTGTTSHVVNEVVAGGARTSKEVADVCGAGGDCGRCRRTIRAIIAAHGNSNGNSTGHPAQYNGCPSRAGG
- a CDS encoding SDR family oxidoreductase, which gives rise to MRWTPDPEALRDRVAVVAGATRGAGRGIAAALGEAGATVYCTGRSSRSRTCRSDYDRPETIEETAELVSALGGVGIAAQVDHLQIDQVRALAEQIGAEHGRVDILVNDIWGAEILKGPPPTWGRPMWEHNLESGLRILRLGLDTHLITSHCLLPLLVTRPGGLLVEISDGTTEFNAENYRLSVFYDLAKTAVNRLAFSQGHELAAYGGTAVSVTPGWLRSEMMLDNYGVCESNWELALDPARDDGQPVAPPGFAESETPRFVGRGVAAIAADPARARWNQRSVTSAELARCYGFTDVDGRVPDAWAPM
- a CDS encoding carboxymuconolactone decarboxylase family protein, with amino-acid sequence MSRIGDFPDDDVAGWIQRSPDIGTAMANFTHAVYTKGRLPMRVRELARMVIALDNECVVCQNTRDGEGVAAGVDEDLYEHAAEWRTWPGYSPAERIAAEFAHRFATEHTELRDDEDFWARAAEHLDADLLTDLALSCAMWLGMGRMLRTLDIGQSCKITL
- a CDS encoding EthD domain-containing protein, whose protein sequence is MEKVIVTMRSGRAEDDWCARMVGEVSPELLEIGLPGLVLNIRDAPVRDSLMTLTTLDPPVVALVSVWVQQYYGDQLRAVLERLAGECDSLAAYLVTESVPMAPPAVEPGRRADALANIALLRRPAGMDAATWMHRWHVDHTPVAIETQATFGYVQNTVVRALTPGAPAVDGIVEELFPPQAVSDLHAFFGAPDDAELARRMQAMVTSTDAFGASTNIDTVPTGRYLWRSPFAAPDAPSGTCSS
- a CDS encoding enoyl-CoA hydratase/isomerase family protein; amino-acid sequence: MNLQIDDSNRVRTLTLNRPEALNAFNEALYDEVSNALLAAAGDPEVSVVLLTGAGRAFSSGNDLVEMQARITNPEFAPGEHGFYGMIETLADFPKPLLCAVNGVGVGIGATILGFADLVFMASTARLKCPFTSLGVAPEAASSYLMPRLIGRQNAAWLLMSSEWISAEQAREMGLVFKVCAPEDLLAEARRHAEILAAKPVSSLQAVKKTMVAPVREAIAAATQRESELFVELVGAAANAEALAAFTGRKGSSG